One genomic window of Silene latifolia isolate original U9 population unplaced genomic scaffold, ASM4854445v1 scaffold_240, whole genome shotgun sequence includes the following:
- the LOC141638966 gene encoding dof zinc finger protein DOF3.6-like isoform X1: MVFPSVPLYLDPPNWQQHPNHQQLQNPNNNQHDDQNQHQLIIPPPQQIPHQPQPQQLGGPGPHQVRPTSMAEQARLLKIPPPAPLKCPRCESTNTKFCYFNNYSLLQPRHFCKTCRRYWTHNGALRNVPVGGGCRRNKRSSSKSSSGGGGPSSSKPSLTSSPSTMVRLTEHLRSQQTRGGLNVNSLINIHSPGGDGSSNGMSFLTSLQNNMGLTFGGGPMYNPPPNNTNPSEIGGLAGGGNDEYHPQQFPNFLGGFEIPGSSATGGGGVLYSNPFQNAHNHNNTITSEDNGHDHHQHVNDGMSKSVSTRITSPEVKMEGNNAQQRVNLANQMMIMGIASSRGNNNDVNGNNNNNNNSNSNNQFNWGVNMENVAAGNNNNTSMWTDLSAGLNSSSTSHLL, from the coding sequence CACCCTAATCATCAACAGCTCCAAAATCCTAACAATAATCAACATGATGATCAAAATCAGCACCAACTCATTATTCCACCACCACAACAAATACCTCATCAACCACAGCCTCAACAGCTGGGTGGGCCTGGCCCACACCAAGTTAGGCCCACTTCAATGGCGGAGCAGGCCCGGCTACTGAAAATCCCGCCACCAGCCCCACTCAAATGTCCAAGATGCGAGTCTACCAACACCAAGTTTTGCTACTTCAACAACTATAGCCTCCTTCAGCCACGTCACTTTTGTAAGACGTGTCGCCGGTATTGGACACATAATGGAGCTCTCAGGAACGTTCCTGTCGGTGGAGGTTGTCGTAGGAACAAGAGGTCTTCGTCTAAATCCTCTTCAGGTGGTGGTGGTCCTTCATCATCAAAACCGTCTTTAACATCATCTCCGTCAACCATGGTTAGGTTAACGGAGCACCTCAGGTCTCAGCAGACTCGAGGTGGTTTAAATGTTAATTCTCTAATTAACATCCATTCACCCGGAGGAGATGGAAGTAGTAACGGTATGTCTTTCTTGACATCTTTACAGAATAACATGGGCCTCACTTTTGGTGGTGGGCCCATGTATAACCCTCCGCCTAATAATACTAACCCTTCTGAAATAGGAGGGTTAGCTGGCGGAGGTAATGATGAATATCATCCACAACAATTTCCGAATTTCTTAGGAGGTTTCGAAATTCCTGGGTCATCAGCAACAGGAGGAGGTGGGGTATTGTACTCGAATCCATTTCAAAATgctcataatcataataataccATCACTAGTGAAGATAACGGTCACGATCATCATCAACATGTTAATGATGGTATGTCGAAGAGCGTAAGTACGAGGATTACGTCACCAGAAGTGAAAATGGAGGGTAATAATGCACAACAAAGGGTTAATTTAGCTAACCAAATGATGATTATGGGAATTGCTTCATCAAGAGGTAATAACAACGACGtaaatggtaataataataataataataatagtaatagtaataatcaGTTTAATTGGGGAGTAAATATGGAAAACGTAGCTgctggtaataataataatactagcaTGTGGACTGATCTTTCGGCCGGGCTTAATTCTTCGTCCACAAGTCATCTCTTATGA
- the LOC141638966 gene encoding uncharacterized protein LOC141638966 isoform X2 — MAEQARLLKIPPPAPLKCPRCESTNTKFCYFNNYSLLQPRHFCKTCRRYWTHNGALRNVPVGGGCRRNKRSSSKSSSGGGGPSSSKPSLTSSPSTMVRLTEHLRSQQTRGGLNVNSLINIHSPGGDGSSNGMSFLTSLQNNMGLTFGGGPMYNPPPNNTNPSEIGGLAGGGNDEYHPQQFPNFLGGFEIPGSSATGGGGVLYSNPFQNAHNHNNTITSEDNGHDHHQHVNDGMSKSVSTRITSPEVKMEGNNAQQRVNLANQMMIMGIASSRGNNNDVNGNNNNNNNSNSNNQFNWGVNMENVAAGNNNNTSMWTDLSAGLNSSSTSHLL, encoded by the coding sequence ATGGCGGAGCAGGCCCGGCTACTGAAAATCCCGCCACCAGCCCCACTCAAATGTCCAAGATGCGAGTCTACCAACACCAAGTTTTGCTACTTCAACAACTATAGCCTCCTTCAGCCACGTCACTTTTGTAAGACGTGTCGCCGGTATTGGACACATAATGGAGCTCTCAGGAACGTTCCTGTCGGTGGAGGTTGTCGTAGGAACAAGAGGTCTTCGTCTAAATCCTCTTCAGGTGGTGGTGGTCCTTCATCATCAAAACCGTCTTTAACATCATCTCCGTCAACCATGGTTAGGTTAACGGAGCACCTCAGGTCTCAGCAGACTCGAGGTGGTTTAAATGTTAATTCTCTAATTAACATCCATTCACCCGGAGGAGATGGAAGTAGTAACGGTATGTCTTTCTTGACATCTTTACAGAATAACATGGGCCTCACTTTTGGTGGTGGGCCCATGTATAACCCTCCGCCTAATAATACTAACCCTTCTGAAATAGGAGGGTTAGCTGGCGGAGGTAATGATGAATATCATCCACAACAATTTCCGAATTTCTTAGGAGGTTTCGAAATTCCTGGGTCATCAGCAACAGGAGGAGGTGGGGTATTGTACTCGAATCCATTTCAAAATgctcataatcataataataccATCACTAGTGAAGATAACGGTCACGATCATCATCAACATGTTAATGATGGTATGTCGAAGAGCGTAAGTACGAGGATTACGTCACCAGAAGTGAAAATGGAGGGTAATAATGCACAACAAAGGGTTAATTTAGCTAACCAAATGATGATTATGGGAATTGCTTCATCAAGAGGTAATAACAACGACGtaaatggtaataataataataataataatagtaatagtaataatcaGTTTAATTGGGGAGTAAATATGGAAAACGTAGCTgctggtaataataataatactagcaTGTGGACTGATCTTTCGGCCGGGCTTAATTCTTCGTCCACAAGTCATCTCTTATGA